In Plasmodium brasilianum strain Bolivian I chromosome 12, whole genome shotgun sequence, the genomic window taaaacgtACTAAAAGGCTGCAGGAGATGGGATGAAAAGGAAGGAGaggaataaaacaaaaggtttaaaaaaaattaaaaaataacaaatctCAGTAATATACGTAACGATTGTGAGACAAAAGAAAtggttataataatatttgtaaaagGAAATACTAGTAGCACTATTTTTGCTTAGATAtaggaaatataaataaataagtaaatgcatatatatgtgcaagAATATTCTCAATTCGATATGATTATTTCATGCAAGTCAAAGGAGCAAAGCTTCATATGTAACAACATAGGCCAGAACAGAGATATAGACAAAACAGTTACGTAATTCAAACAATCGAAGTTAACGtaacagaaaaaattaatcataTGAATACTAATTATTGAAATAAAGTATCTTccaaaatacaaataaatttataaaatgacTGTttcaaatatgtaaaaaaaaaaaatatatatatgtgtatatataatgcaaatatatgtacCCGCACACatgcatttacatatatgtacattttttgaCTTTTGTGAATGTGAACtaggaatataaatatatacatatatatgtatgtggtCTTTTTCATCTAGTCTGCATATCATGTAGCAAAGCAACTtcttttcttatcttttcccttttttttttctttttttttttttataaactatTCAGTCACTGCTTATtgttatgaatatattaaaggtGTCctccaatttttttaatgttcaTAAATGTGCCGTTCTGTTTTATACTAGTTTGTACTATTTGTgctattctttttatatttatttatatgtattcataAATGTAACTGCAATCTGTGAAAAACACAATAAATGTGAGGCTTCGTTTTATCTACTTTGATTCCTtgtttcttctcttttttgttttgctttCGAGCATCACAAGGAGTCTAACAGAAATCAGTCAACACAGAAACTTTTGTcaaatacacataaaaaaaaaaaaatgttcgcTGGACATGAATTTTTATGCTGTAATGTACTTTTGTGgttatttatacaaaaaatataaagttctcttaaatatattttaactgtattttttttcttttttctcctttCTGCTTTCTTATTTactgttttctttttatcttttctttttctttttgtttttctcttGAATTTTCCAAAATTTGCACGaacatgtaaaaaaaataattacacaAAAAACAAACTTTGTTTACAAActactaaaaataaataaggacTTCACAATGAAATGGGTTTTTATGTGATaagctttttaaaaaaaaaaattgtaatgaCGTACGCACGTATGTGTATTACTCGCGTGTAACACATGaatgtgtatgtatttatgtaaatatacatatactttttCGCATACGTGgtgtttctttttctttttctttattttttatcatataacaaaattatacatataaggCTTTATGaggaaaacataaatataaaacaatgaAATAGATATGCCTTGCTatcaatttaattttttatattacgataaatggaaaaaaaggaaaggaaaaagaaaaatgaaaaaaggaaatatttatgtatctctcatttattatttttttcacatatctgtcatttatttaaatgtgtatgtatatatatatatatacatgtataaaaaaaaataattaaaattgtttGACACATCATTTCATAAACTTATCAGAAGttaacattaataaaaaaatatattttttatgaacttaAAAAGTGTAATtgttgtaaaataaatacgatGTAAATTGAAATAcagtataataattttaaaaagcaaaaaattttaaatgaaggaaaaaaaaggaaaattaaagACTCCTTGAGATGAATGTAGCAAAAATAGTAGGTAGGATTATGcatgcttatatataaatacatagacccatacacataaaatatttacatacaaatataaatatatttacaagtAAAACATACATGAGAAGATATACGAcaaaacaggaaaaaaaagtagtaaaATGACTGCAAAAAATAGTCTGGACGGACAAGCCGCAAACATGTATAAGtctacacatatatatataatgtgcttatatttatatgtgaaCTTTTGCATATGTcttaatagtaaaatataatttcttaaCAAAGACGAAAAAGGTATATTCTATACTTAAGGAAACTCACAAAAATGTATGTTGtaagaaaagtaaaaactataaatgaacatatatacatataagtacACATAGGcgtttatgttttatatgtgtactgatataaaatttaataagatatatattaacacatcgtttcgtatatatatattgtttttttccttttttacaaataatgaaaatatgcaCTTGTATacacaaaattataaacaaaaaaaatgtaatatttttctataatcTCTTagggaattttttttttttttctattaaaaatattttttcgcTCCTAAAGATTTAGTTTAACTGATGAACAACCGACAAaatgtatgaaaaaaaaggtaattgTAATTTCCTTTCTACgttcttttttccatttttttcgtttttttcatttttttcgtttttttcatttgtttagtttttttctttttttagtttttttcttttttttcttttttttcttttttttcgtttttttccttttttagtttttttcttttttttcgtttttttcgtttttttcatttttttcattttatttccttttatttcttttttttctttttgctaTGTGTATTTCAAATCACTCATCAAACAGTTGtgttttttgaaaattgctacattaatattaatgaattcaAGCAGTGTGTTATGAACTAAAAATTGGAAagaaacataaaaatgttgttttaaaaaaaatacattaaagtatatttaaagttaaaaatatgttttatacaTAGACGTTAGTATATATtcgtaaataaaaaaaaaaaaaattttttttgtatattatatatatatatatgcatatagaaagaattttacttttacaaCATTATGATAGGTGGAGGaagaaaatagaagaaaaaaatcaaGTATTGAAAGCtgtaattatatgtatatatatacatatatatatacgtagaTTACACAGaatgaagaataaaaaaagaaaaaaaatatatatacattttatacgGAAGACaggcaaaaaaaacaaaaagaaaataaaaaaattttcttttatttttctttttgctttccttttttttttttctttccttttttatattaattgaaGAAAGCTGTGTTCAAGTTTCaatctttaaatatttttaatataacaagaaaaaaaaaaaaaaacgaaaaaggaaaaatattttacttgcGGAAGTCTAAAAATgtgtaatatttaaaaagattaCTTTGTAAGGGGGTGGGTTtctatttgtatatatatatatatatatacattttttagaataataaaaatagataattttcctcttttttttacttattttatttttacatactTCGTTCTCTTATACCACTGCCACTGCATTGCGCACAAAGAAAAAAGTCATTCCCGCAAATGACAGAAATATTTAaggtttcattttttatactactcatatatgtatatgtgtgtgtacgtatgtatatatatatatatatacaaatggaGTAATTAATGGTTACTTGTTCATAAAGAGCAACCATTTTCctctttaaaattataatccttttagtaaaataaaaataatcattGTGCTGCTAAGAAATAAGTTCGGTCACAAAATTAACGTAGTATGTCCTTTTTtcgtattattattttttttttttttgtagcaCAGCCAATTAATGCAGCATTACTAGTGTTAAAACTTTCAAACatgtaattatattgttcactgcttataatttttttttctccaatTCTGCACTGCGAATTTCACTTAGCATAAATATAACGCGAAAagaatcataaaaaaatagggTTAACATAAGATATAATCAGTGACGTGCAATTTTACCTTtccataaaaaaaggaataaaaaaaaaacgaccCTCGTCCGTATGTACTACTTTTAGGAAGGATCATTCTCATGTTGTCTAGTTTTTATCATTACTTAAGTCGAAAATTGATAGAAATGCGTAtctctatttttatttttatttttacgttcattttattttgtttttcttataGTATAGCAAATATGCTAGCATTGTTGAGCTATCTCACGCGAATACTTCACACATGAACGGCAATTACGCGACATTATATgtgtaattattatatataaatattgctGATCTTTAATAATTGCAAGCCTAACCCtggtatgaaaaaaattttaagtataaCAAAGCATAGTATAACGCTGCAAAATATAACGATGAAATGTATAACGAAGCGAAATAGAACGAAGCGAAATAGAACGAAGCGAAATATAACGAAGCGAAATATAACGAAgcgaaataaaacaaaatgcctgaaaaattatgaacggAAATTGTGCACACTTTTCTTTCACATTTGTTCAATGAGCTTCCAGGCACAAagcttttctttttcgtaGAATCTTCtcttaatatttcttatatgcATCATACATGAACACATgagtgtatatacatacttgtATTTGTGTGTCCCCCTCTTTAGTAAAGAAACAATTActatctatttttattttatagctGTATAAAAtggttaatattatatatcatatatgaGTGACAAATAAAAAGTCAAACAAAATATGGAACATTTCCAATAATAAATGGTCAGgaatgcaatttttttttttttttttaattgagcgcattatttattttttaaaattttgtaatttgGGAATAGTGTTATTCATATGTTTAGTTATCCTTACTTAATGTCATTTTTCcgaaaaagcaaaatttaGTACGATTTCGTATGTGCACTAATATGTAcgcgtacatatatttatgtatatataagcaaGTACTTACATCATTTAATTACACATACGCGAGGGGGcgtaaatttttcattattaaagGAAATTTTTCCATCTTATAATTGTACGCCTTTTTTGCTATTCCATTGCAAACGTTTTGTTAGTTTAATTTTTGATAGCAATCCCTTTTTCATGAATGTcctgataaaataaattcgtatacatttatatatatgtataggtacatatgtaatgatgtatgcataatttaaaaaaaataaaattcgcattttattactacatttggaattattatttttgctcAACTCTCTTTATAAACGCATTATGGTCTTCTCAATACGTTTGTGGAggaaaaatacattaatcaaatgaaaaaaaaaaaaaaaaaaaggtgaaaTGAAAGGTATGAGACGGGTTGaattgaaataaaatgaaatgaaataaaagaaagtaaaataaattgaagtTCATTATGCGTTGTGTGGCTAAACTTTTTAGTTCATTTGTAAAATACAAAACTTGTTCACATTATATTAATGCcacttttacattttcttttttgtgtaGCACAATTATCAAATAAATTagttttctttaaattattagGGGCTATATTTGTTTCATATGTTTCGGAAGGTTCGCGGAAATAGGggtttttaatgaaaaacgtatgtgtatatttttacgtatatatgtaaatatttgtataccCACGTGCATGTACAAGtctgtatatacacattagcgaatacatacatacaagcATATAAGATTGGTTAAAGGGAAATCTGCAAAGGCATATTTGCTATACATGGAATGCAACTGTATGTacttaattaattttttataagcaTTTATGTAACATTTTGTGTGTATTTACGCATGAACTTACAAAGAGGAATGAACGGATTGTgcgaaaaatataaagaggaAGAAACGAGTACGTGAgaataaaatgataagaaTTAGGAGTATCGATTTGTTTTTGAAAAGTAACTTACGGTCAAGAAAAAATGAGTTTAACAAAATTAGTAAGAGAACCTTTGGTGGAACATTTAACCataacataaaagaaaacgATAGAGTACCACCTGCATCTGAAAATCCAAGTTATAAGAATTTGTTTGATCATGCGGAGGATATTAAATTATGGgaaatagaagaaaagaaaaacattagTCATAAAAGTGTCGACGATTTGTCTGAATTAGTTGAACCATCAAATCATCCTCATCAGTATGAAGGTATATTTGTAAGAACGAGGTATGCTCACTATAATCAAACAGCTGAACCTGTATTTCCTAGGAAACCAGATTTAAAGAAAGGTGAATTAGCTAGTGGAGCTAATGTAACAAGAACAGATGTATGGAATGATCCTAATGAACCTGCAGTTGTTTCCGTAGGCAAGTTTGAACCCAATAATTTTAGACCAGCTGgttatattgaaaatacaCCCAACCCTGATAGTATAAATTCTGAATATCATCCTGATTTTAGAGAATACAGATTAAGAAGTGGGAATGCAGATAGGAgaacatttatgtattttataagtgcatcttatttttttattatgtctTCAATTATGAGATCAACTATATGTAAGTccgttcattttttttggatTTCAAAGGATTTAGTAGCAGAAGGTACTACCGAATTAGATATGAGAACAGTTAGCCCAGGAGAACATGTTGTTATTAAATGGAGGGGTAAACCTATTTTTGTAAGGCATAGAACTCCTGAAGATATTCAAAGAGCAAGAGATGATGATAAACTAATTGAGACCATGAGAGACCCACAATTAGATTCAGACAGAACAATTAAACCCGAATGGCTAGTTAATATAGGAGTTTGTACTCATTTAGGTTGTATACCTGCACCTGGAGGAAATTATAGCGGTTATTTTTGCCCATGTCATGGATCTCATTATGATAATTCCGGTAGGGTTCGTCAAGGCCCAGCACCTTCAAATTTGGAAGTTCCTCCATATGAATTTGTTGACGAAAATACTATTAAAATTGGTTGATTTGGTGTGGTACTGGAGTAATGAGATTAGGGAATATATGCCTTCCTATTTCACTATTGTGTAAGAAATGTCTTACGAATCACACTTTTCTGTGTCTTCTGTTCCTTACCACTGAGCGCAAGTTAACTTTGCCATTTTTGCAACATCTAAGGGAGATGTGTGTTGCCTTATTGTCCATGTTAGAATCTCCAGTTTTGTATATGCTTTAGCCGATACATATTCGAATAGTCATCATTCCATTTAAAGgggctctttttttttttttttttttttaatttgaagTGCATTTGTAACGAACattgttttaaaatgttatggTGTATGTGTGCGCCTTTTTGAAGTAGAACTGACCAGTGTATgcacatgtgtacatatatatatatatatatatatatatatagcaaaaCAACAAGAGGACGTATATACAGTATGCCATGTATACTACAGATATGTAGGTTAATTAACGATTCAATTATTGAGCAATTGTTGtcgttcatattttttttttcaatttcccTTCATAAGTTGCAAAAtgatgaggaaaaaaaagggaaaacggtttatgtattaaatgaaatttacgaatttgttttatttagaATGAGCGATTCGTCCTGCAGTACCTCGGCTGAGTATATGCGTATTTTGGGGTGTGAGGATAGAGTAAgactgaaaaaaataaaatattataaaataaaaataaaaagtttaataGAGGCATTCCCATGTGACCCTTTTTTGTGATCACAAACATGGGAGTTTTAGTTACTCAACGTTGTAGTGGTTTTTTTTTGGAAGATGTCTATGTTAATTATactgaaaaattataaatgccATGgatttagtattttttttttttctgttttttaaaaagcttGTCGAATATCAGTTTTACCTTATTAATGGCTACATGATGGTTTATCTTCTGAAGCATAACATTGTTCACGCTAGGAGTAAATCTAGTTAAATTTCATCATAATTATCACTTGAAGGAACAAAGAAAATTGCATTTTAAGTTTGTAAACATACGAATATTACGAAACATGTCTGTCTTTTAAAAGGAAGTTGTgcacatacaaatatatatatatatatatatatatttatttatttatttatttatttatttatttatttacatttatatgcacatacgAATATcctttcaaaaaattaataagaagGGGGtgttaaaacaaataataagagggaaagaaaaaaaaaaaagaaatggaaaatatggatgaaaaaggagaataaaggataaaaagaggaaaaagaagaaaaaaatgaaaagaaaccAGATGAACAAGcatgtttatatgtgtaaCGTAAGCACACATGTACACACAATTGTACGCGTGTGCAAAatgcaaaattaaaattatgtgcACACTAAAAAAATTCAAGTTCAAAACATATACCAATAAAACGAATTACACACTTTTTACTTATTATGACATGTGCAACTTTTAATATAGGTGTTCAATTTATTTGACAAAtgcttataaaaaataaaacaaaatatattatttattaaaaataaaactaaaaagaTACAAACAAGAAGagcataaaaattattgctGTTACTTTGTGTGAAATAATTACTACTGAAGTATGTGCTCCCGTAATAGTAACTATTtaccaaaaaattaaaaaaagcttttttaaaatatttaattttttctataataatattcaaaaCGGTTATATTTCTAAccattttgcatattttcaaataaaaattttgaattctGTCTACAGATGAactgtaataaatataaggcGTTTTAAATATGTCGTTGTGACAATggttttcataatataaaaaattgaaaatacttctttttttttctttaaatgtaaaatcgGCATTTTCATGATGAAAAGAATTCTTGTTATGTAATAATGTTTCTTCATCATCACAAATAGTAAAATTTCCCCTCAgtttttgaaaaagatattttttttctaattcatCATAGAGAAAATcttgtaaatatttac contains:
- a CDS encoding cytochrome b-c1 complex subunit Rieske, with the translated sequence MIRIRSIDLFLKSNLRSRKNEFNKISKRTFGGTFNHNIKENDRVPPASENPSYKNLFDHAEDIKLWEIEEKKNISHKSVDDLSELVEPSNHPHQYEGIFVRTRYAHYNQTAEPVFPRKPDLKKGELASGANVTRTDVWNDPNEPAVVSVGKFEPNNFRPAGYIENTPNPDSINSEYHPDFREYRLRSGNADRRTFMYFISASYFFIMSSIMRSTICKSVHFFWISKDLVAEGTTELDMRTVSPGEHVVIKWRGKPIFVRHRTPEDIQRARDDDKLIETMRDPQLDSDRTIKPEWLVNIGVCTHLGCIPAPGGNYSGYFCPCHGSHYDNSGRVRQGPAPSNLEVPPYEFVDENTIKIAQVNFAIFATSKGDVCCLIVHLQNDEEKKGKTVYVLNEIYEFVLFRMSDSSCSTSAEYMRILGCEDRVRLKKIKYYKIKIKSLIEAFPCDPFL